The Leadbetterella byssophila DSM 17132 DNA window GCGCAGGCAGTTGCCAGCAAAGGCCAGGCAAATTCTACCCTAAAAGGTATTCAGGAGAACATCAATTTTTCTATTGTAAAAAGTCCAATCCGCGGAGTAGTGGGATCTATACCTTTCAGAGAAGGGAGCTTAGTAGGGCCTTCTGACATGACTCCTCTGACTACGGTATCTGAAACGAGCTCGGTGTATGCTTATTTTTCCATGAATGAGAAAGAATACTTGGACTTCCTAGGAAGAACTCCAGGAACTACAGTTAAAGAAAAACTGAAGAATATTCCTGAGGTAGATCTAGTTTTAGCCAATGGTGAACTTTATCCCGAAAAAGGTAAAGTGCAGGCAGTAACCGGTCAAATCGACGCATCTACAGGTAGCATTCAGTTTAGAGTAACCTTTAGAAATCCTGCCGGCTTGCTATCTAATGGAAACTCCGGAAAAATCAGAATCCCTAAGACCTACGAAAATGCTTTGGTTTTCCCTGAAATGTCATTGTTTGAACGTCAAGGAAGCTATTACGTATATAGCGTTAAACAAGACACAGCCTATATGACACGTGTCCAAGTTGTAGACCGTACCCAAAACCTGGTGATTGCAGGTGAAGGTATTAAGGAAGGTGATTTGATCGTCACACAAGGCACTTCAAACTTGAGAGACAAAACACCGGTAAAACCCGTCAAACAAGACATTAACGAACTTTTAAGCACGATTAAGCCAGTATTTTAATTATGTTAAAAACATTCATAGAAAGGCCGGTATTTTCATCGGTAATTTCTGTATTAATAGTTATACTGGGTATACTTGGTCTAGCAGTGCTGCCAGTTTCTCAGTATCCCGAAATCGCTCCACCAACGGTGCAAGTGATAGCCAACTATCCGGGAGCAAACGCACAGACTGTTCTTGAGAGCGTGATTGTTCCTATTGAAGAACAAATTAACGGTGTGGAAGGCATGGACTACATTTCTTCTACCGCCTCTAATAACGGTTCTGCTACCATTCAGGTGATCTTTAAACAAGGTGTTGACCCGGACATTGCAACGGTAAACGTTCAAAACAGGGTAGCCAGAGCTACTCCTTTGTTGCCTGCAGAAGTAACCCGTTCAGGGGTAACTACCCAAAAGCAGCAAACCTCTGCCTTAATGTTCCTGTCCTATTATGCTAAATCGAAGGAATACGATGCTACCTATATTCAAAACTATTTGAATATTAATGTGATCCCAGTTCTTAAAAGGGTGAACGGGGTAGGTGATGCCACCGTTTTTGGTGCAAAGGTCTATTCCATGAGGGTATGGCTTGATCCCGTGAAGATGGCTACCTACGGATTAGTTCCAGCCCAAATCTCGGCGGCCATAAACGAACAAAGCTTAGAGGCTGCTGCTGGACAATTAGGAGAGAACGACGGAGCCTCTTTCCAATACGTCTTAAAGTATGGCGGTAAATACCGTACAGAAGAGCAGTACGAAAACATAGTAGTAAAGGCGCTACCTGGTGGACAAGTACTATATTTGAAAGATGTAGCCAAGATTGAACTAGGGTCTCAATCCTATTCCGGTAGCGGAGAGTTAAATGGACAGCCTGCCGTAACGATAGCCGTTTACCAAACTCCTGGATCAAATGCTCAGGAAATCAATAACAACCTGAAGATAGAACTTGAGAAGATCAAATCTCAACTTCCGGATGGAGTAGATTATATCATCAACTTTGATACTAACGAATTCTTAGATGCATCCATTTCCAAAGTGGTTCATACCTTAGTGGAAGCCTTTCTATTGGTATTCGCGGTAGTGTTTATCTTCTTACAGGATATTCGTTCTACCATAGTACCTCTTATAGCAGTACCCGTGTCTATTATTGGTACCTTCTTCTTCCTGACCTTGTTTGGTTTCTCTTTGAACCTCCTTACCTTATTCGCCTTAGTACTGGCTATTGGTATTGTGGTGGATGATGCCATTGTGGTAGTGGAAGCCATACATGCCAAGATGGAAAGTACCGGCTTGGATCCTAAATCTGCATCCATATCCGCGATGTCAGAGATTTCCACGGCAATCGTATCCATTACCTTGGTGATGGCAGCTGTATTTATCCCTGTGACCTTTATTACGGGTCCAACTGGCGTATTCTATAAACAGTTTGGTATAACGCTAATCGTATCCATCTTTATTTCTGCTGTAAATGCCTTGACTTTGAGTCCGGCACTTTGTGCTTTGTTCTTAAAGAATCATGAGGGTGCTCATAGCAAAGGTATAGGTCAAAGATTCTTTGATGCCTTCAATACAGGCTTTGAAACCATGACCAAAAAGTACGCCAAATCTTTCAGCTTCCTGTTTAAACATAAATGGGTAACCGCTGTAATCTTGGCAATATGTCTTGGTGGTGTTTTCTATGCTAACAAGACCATGCCTTCAGGATTTGTACCAAACGAAGACAGAGGCTTCCTTTTTGGTAACGTTGAACTTCCTGCCGGTGCATCTACTGACCGTGTGTATACACTTTTGAGTGATTTTGAGAAGAAAGCCATGCACATCAAAGGAATAAAGAATATCACCGCCATTACAGGTAATAACTTTATTTCAGGTGCAGGAGCAAACCACGGTATGTTCTTGATTAAACTGGATGGATTTGCAGATAGAACTTCAGAGGAAACAGCTATTACGAGTATTATCGGTCAATTATTTGGCTTAGCTAACTCCCAATTTAAAGATGCAAAGATGGCTTTCTTCCAGCCACCAAGTATCCCGGGTTTTGGTACTAATTCCGGTTTTGAATTAAAACTTTTGGATAAATCTGGTGGGGATTTGAGTAAATTAGATCAGGTTCAGCAGAACTTCCTTGCGGAGTTGATGAAGCGTCCGGAGATTCAATATGCTCAGTCTGCATTGAATACTAATTTTGCCCAATACGAAATCAAATTAGATGTAGAGAGAGCAAAACGCTCAGGCGTTACGGTAAGCAGTATCTTGTCTGCTTTACAAGGGTACATTGGAGGTATCTACGCTGCAGATTTCGTGAGATTCGGTAAGCAATATCGTGTCATGATCCAGTCCTTACCGGAAGCTAGAAGGGATGAGGCCAGCTTGAACAGCATCTTCGTTTCTACTTCTACTGGACAAATGGCTCCTATCACTCAGTTTGTTCGTTTAGAAAGAGTGTACGGTCCTCAGTCCGTAAACCGCTTTAACCTCTTTACCTCTGCTAATATTTCCGGTGCCACAAAACCAGGCTTTTCTAGTGGTGATGCCATCAGAGCCATCAATGAAGTGGCTGCCGCCCAGTTGAACCAAGACTTTGCGGTAGACTTTACCGGATTAAGTAGAGAGGAAATCAAAGCAGGTTCGCAGACTGCATTGATCTTTGCACTTTGTGTGATCTTCGTGTACTTTATCTTATCTGCACAATACGAGAGTTATATACTTCCCCTATCTGTAATCTTGTCTTTACCAGCAGGTATTATGGGAGCCTATATTTCTCAGAAATTTGCGGGCTTGGAGAATAATATCTACTTCCAGATAGCACTGGTCATGCTGGTGGGACTTTTAGCGAAGAACGCCATCTTGATAGTGGAATTCGCCTTACAAAGAAGGCAACACGGTGAAACTATAGCTCAGGCAGCGATCAACGGGGCGATTTCTCGTCTACGTCCAATCCTGATGACCTCCTTTGCCTTTATCCTTGGTCTAATGCCATTGGTATTTGCCAAAGGGGTGGGCTATATAGGTAACCGTTCTGTGGGTACAGGAGCTGCCTTTGGCTTGCTTATAGGTACCATTATTGGGGTGTTTATTATCCCTGTATTATTTGTGATCTTCCAAAGTTTACAGGAAAAAGTAAAACCCGTAAAATTTATTAATCCTAAGAATGATGAAATATAAGTGGCTCATAGCATGTAGTATTTTGCTGCAATCCTGCTTTGTAGCAAAAGATTATAAAAGACCCGATATTAGCGTCGCAGATCAGTTCAAAGCAGAGCAAGTTAGTGCTGATAGCACTAGCTTAGCTTCCGTGTCCTGGAGGGAATTTTTCAAAGATGAAGTACTAGCTTCTTACATTGAAAAAGCTTTGGCACACAACCTCGATATACGAACCGCTTTGCAAAACGTAAATATTGCTGAAGCATATATGAAACAAGGCAAAGCGGGCTATTTCCCTACATTTTCCATTGGTCCAAACTACACCTTCTCGCGGACTTCTGCCAACACTCAGTTTGGTAGAATCACCGGAAGTCAGACCTTAGGTCAATTTGACATTACAGGGAGCTTTGCCTGGGAAGCGGATATCTGGGGAAAGATTCGTAGCACGAAAAGAGGTTTTGTAGCAGATTACTTGAGAAGCATTAATGCACATCAAGCGGTTTCCACTCAGATCATTGCTGCTGTGGCAAATGCCTATTTTCAATTGAGTGCATTGGATGAACAAAAACAAGTTCTTCTCGAAACCATTAGTAACAGGGAGGAAGGCGTGGAAACCAATAAGTCTCTGAAAGTAGCCGGTATAGTCAGTGAAGTTGCTGTGAAGCAAAACGAGGCTTTACTTGTAAATGCTGAAGCATTACTGGTGGATACAGAAAATGCCATCAAACTGAATGAAAATATCCTGAGCCTGTTGATTGGAGAATCACCTAGAGCAACCGAGAGGGGGAAATTCAGTGATGCCTCTATCCAACAAATGGTTTATACCGGATTCCCGGTCCAGTTGCTGGAAAACAGACCCGATGTGAAGGCTGCTGAAATGGCATTGGTAAAAGCTTTTGAAAATGTTAATGTGGCGAGAAGCAACTTCTATCCTGCATTGAGAATCACAGCGAATACCGGATTCCAAAGTATTGATTTTCCAAAGCTTTTTGATCCGAAGTCCTTTTTTGTAAGTGCCGTAGCCGGATTAGCTCAGCCTGTGTATAACAAGAGGGCTATACGTACCCAGAAAGAAGTGGCTGACGCAAGTCAGGAGCAAGCGTATATTGCGTATCAGAAGGCTTTAATCACAGCAAGTAAAGAGGTCTCAGATGCATTGTATAATTATACTGCCGCAGATAAAAAGATTTCTCTCAAAGAAAAGGAGTACCAACTTTACGAAGAATCAGTAGAGTACTCTGAGGAATTATTGAAGAACGGTATGGCTAATTATTTGGAAGTAGTCACAGCTAAACAAAATGCTTTGAATACGAAACTAAGCATCATTACTACTCAATTACAAAAATACAATGCTACCGTTGAGCTCTATCGAGCCTTAGGCGGAGGATGGAAATAAGGAGAAGGGAGCCTTAGTGCTCCCTTTTTTTGAACCAATTCAACCCCATTTGATGTATATTCATTAGAATATAATCAATCATACCCATGCGAATCATAGTTTCGCCTTCTGATAACGCGTATTTCAATATAGCATCTGAAGAATTCTTATTGGATTCATATCCTGATGCCGAGATTTTTCTTCTTTATATCAATGCTCCCTCCATCATTGTAGGGAAATATCAAAACACCCTTTCAGAAATCAATCTTCCGGTAGTGGAAGAGAAGGGAATTAAGGTAGTAAGAAGATTAACGGGAGGGGGAGCCGTTTATCACGATACAGGAAATCTCAATTTCTCGTTCCATTCAAAGAACACCTCCGGAGAGTTTATGGATTTTTCTCGCTTTACAGAGCCGGTATTGCACTTATTGGTAGAAAAAGGGGTTCCGGCTAAACTAGAAGGAAGGAATGATCTCCTTGTAGATGGAATGAAATTCTCAGGAAATGCTAAGTTGGTACGAAAAAACAAGGTGATTCACCATGGAACCCTATTGATCCATTCGGAAATGCAGATCCTGGCAGATGCTTTGAAAGTAAATCCTCTCAAATTCGTAGATAAGGCTATAAAATCTGTAAGAAAAAGAGTAACTAATCTGGCTCCCTATTTTGCGGATGGAGTGAGTACAGAGGATTTCAGAACCTGGCTAATAGAACAAGTTCAAAAGGAAAATCCTGATTCCTACATCCAGCCTTTCAGCGATGAGGAGATCGAAAAAATAAATGCACTTGCCAACCAGAAATATAGTACCTGGGAATGGAACTTCGGCTTTTCGCCGGATTATAATTTTAGTAAAGCGATAAAGATTCCTGCCGGTTTTATAGAGGTACACCTGGATGTAAGTAACGGTATCATTCAGGACGCAAAAATCTTTGGAGACTTTTTTGCACAGGCTCCCATTGAGGAGATAGAAAACTTACTTAAGAATAAAAAACATGAGATTGAAGAACTGAGACTTGTTCTATCCAAAATTAATTTGCAACTTTACTTCGGTGCTGCCAGCGTTGAAGAATTGCTGGAAGTATTCAAATGAGGGAATAAGGTAACTTATTTCGCGAATTAACTAAATAACAATTTGAAGAATAAAGGTAGCTCTAGGGCTACCTTTAGAAATTGAGAACCGGACTCAGCCATTTTTCTGCTTCTTCCAAGCTTATTCCTTTGGCCTTTACATAGAATTCTAATTGATCTTTTTCAATTTTTCCAAGTCCAAAATACTTTGCATCAGGGTGAGAATAATAGAATCCAGAAACCGCAGACGCAGGCCACATGGCTAAACTCTCTGTCAGATGTAGTCCTATCTGATTTTCTACATCAAGAAGATTAAAGATCTCCTTTTTAGCTAAATGATCCGGACATGCAGGATAACCCGGCGCAGGTCTGATACCTACATACTTTTCTTTGATCAGGTCTTCGTTTGTAAGAGATTCTTGGTGTTGATATCCCCAAAGTTCCTTTCTGACTTTCTCATGCAAAAGTTCCGTGAAAGCTTCCGCGAAACGATCAGCTAGTACTTTCACCATTATAGCATTATAATCGTCAAAGGATACCTCGTATTTCTTTGCTAAGTCCTCAGCTCCAAATATTCCTACGGCAAAAGTTCCAAAATAATCTATCTTCCCGCTCTCCACAGGTGCTATGAAATCAGCTAAAGAAAGGTTAGGAATACCCGCACCTTTTTTACCTTGTTGCCTTAATTGAGGAAGAGTGGCCAGGACGGTCTCTTTATCTACATGAGTATGACAGTCACAGTTGCCTTCTTTCCACCCGTACACCACTTGTACATCGTGATCCTGAGTATTTGTAGGATAAAATCCTACTACAGCTCTTGCGTCAAATGATCTGTTTTCTATGATCTGTTGTAGCATTACTTGAGCATCAGCAAAAAGCTTCTGCGCTGTAGAACCTACTTTCTCATCTTCTAAAATCCGGGGATAATGACCATGTAAATCCCAGCTTTGGAAGAATGGGGTCCAGTCTATATACTGAGAAATCTCTCTTAAGCTATAGTTTCTATACGTCTTTGTACCTCTTAAACTAGGAACCTTTATTTCATAGTTATTCCAGTCAAGAGGTAATTTGTTCTTTCTAGCCTCTTCTAGTGAAATATAATGCTTGATGCCTTGTCTTTTCTGATAATCGTCCCTGAATAAAGCATAATCTGCTTTAGTTTTCTTGACAAAATCTTCTCTCAGATCCTTACTCAATAGATTACTCACTACCGGTACGGATTTTGAGGCATCCAATACATGAATTACAGGGCCATTAAATACAGGATCAATCTTTACAGCAGTATGCGCCCTTGAAGTGGTAGCACCGCCAATGAGCAAGGGCATATCTGTCATATCTCTCTTCTGCATTTCCTTAGCTACATACACCATTTCATCGAGACTTGGGGTAATTAATCCACTGAGACCTATGGCATCCACTTGGTGTTTCTGAGCTTCTTCGAGAATCTTTTCTGCTGGCACCATAACGCCTAAGTCAATGATCTCATAGTTATTACATGCCAAAACCACACCAACTATATTCTTTCCGATATCATGGACATCTCCTTTCACGGTAGCCATTAAGACCTTGCCATTGTTTTGTTGGGTATTCCCAGATTTCAGCTTTTCCTCTTCCAAGTAGGGTAGAAGGTAGGCTACTGCCTTTTTCATTACCCTGGCTGATTTCACTACTTGAGGCAAGAACATCTTTCCGGAACCAAAAAGATCGCCAACTACATTCATTCCATCCATCAGTGGTCCTTCAATCACCTGAAGTGGGGTAGGGTATTGATGTCTTATTTCCTCGATATCTTCATCTATAAATTCAACTATGCCTTTTACTAAAGCATGTTCAATTCGTTTATTTACTGGAAGTGTTCTCCATTCTTGAATGGCCTTATCTTCCGCCTTTCCTTCACCTTTTAAAGATTCCGCTAATTCTAGAAGAACCTCTGTAGCATCATCTGTACGGTTCAACAACACGTCTTCAACCGCTTTTAGTAAATCTGCAGGAATATCATCATAAACTTCCAGCATACTTGGATTTACTATACCCATATCCATTCCGGCTTTTCTGCCGTGATATAGGAACGCCGAATGGATGGCTTCTCTTACGCGGTCATTGCCCCTGAAAGAAAAGGATACGTTACTCACCCCACCACTCACATGTACAAGCGGTAGATTCTCTCTAACCCATTTAGTGGCTTCAAAGAAAGATAAAGCATTGATTCTATGCTCTTCTATTCCTGTAGCCACAGGGAATATGTTCAAGTCAAAGATGATGTCTTGAGGGGGAAAGCCCAACTGATTGACCAGGATATCGTAAGATCGCTTTGAAATCTCTATTCTTCTTTCCGTAGTGTCAGCCTGACCTTGTTCATCAAAAGCCATCACCACTACAGCAGCACCGTATTTAAGTATAGTAGATGCTTGTCGCTTAAACTCCTCTTCCCCTGCCTTCAGTGAAATGGAATTTACTATCCCTTTTCCTTGAATACACTTCAGTCCGGCTTCTATGATCTCCCATTTAGATGAGTCTATCATTACCGGAATCCTTGAAATCTCAGGCTCCGCAGCCATTAGGTTCAGGAAGGTGGTCATGGCTTCCACACCATCTAACATACCCTCATCCATGTTAACATCAATGACATTTGCTCCACCCTCTACTTGATCCTGAGCCACGCTAAGCGCTTCATCAAATTTTCTACTCTTGATCAGGCGTAAGAACTTCTTGGAACCGGTAACGTTTGTTCTTTCTCCTACATTTACAAAACCTAATTCAGGAGTTAATGTTAAAGGCTCTAGCCCGCTTAATCTCAAAAGAGGCTCCGGTTCCGAAGGTACTCTTGGTTTATAGTTCTTTGCTAATTCCGCAAAAGCACGGATATGTTCAGGAGTAGTTCCGCAACATCCTCCCAAAATATTCACATAGCCTTCCTCCAAAAATTCTCTGACTTGCTCTGCCATGTATGCAGGAGTTTCATCATACTGACCCATTTCATTTGGAAGACCTGCGTTAGGATATACACTGACATAGCAGTTGGCCACTCTGCTTAATTCTGCTAAATAGGGCTTCATAGCTTTTGCTCCTAAGGCGCAGTTTAAGCCTATAGATAGGAGACCCGCGTGAGAAACCGAGTTATAAAATGCTTCGGAAGTTTGACCGGTAAGGGTTCTACCTGATTGGTCGGTTATAGTACCCGAAACCATAAGAGGCCTATCAAAATCAGGATCTACTGCCTTTTTTTCTTCTATGATGCTCTTAGCTGCGTAGAGTGCAGCTTTACAGTTCAGCGTATCCGTAACCGTTTCAATTAATAGTGCATCTACACCACCCTCTATTAAAGCGCGGATTTGGGTAGAAAAGGCATCCACTAACTGGTCAAAGGTAATTGCTCTAAAACCCGGATTATTCACATCAGGTGACAGGGAAGCCATTTTGGTGGTGGGACCCATTGAACCTACTACAAACCTTGGTTTTTCTGGTGTCGAATAAGCATCAGCCGCTTGGCGAGCAATCTTAGCCCCTTCATAGTTGATTTCATAAACTAAATCAGCCATGTGATAGTCATCCTGCGCCACCCAGGTACCGCTGAAGGTATTGGTTTCTATGATATCTGCGCCTGCATCTAAATATTCCTTATGTATAGCTAAGATGACATCTGGTCTAGTGATGGACAAGAGGTCATTGTTCCCCTTTACGTCATGAGGGAAATCTTTGAATCTTTCTCCTCGATAATCTGCATCACTGAGTTTGTAGCGTTGGATCATGGTTCCCATGGCCCCATCTAAAACTAAAATTCTATCTCGTAATGCCTGCCTTAATCGTGTCATAAATGAATTCCTGGTTCAAATTGCTTCCAAATGTAGGAATAAAAGATAAAAACATAAGTACATTCGGAAAAATATAGATATTTTATCTATCAAATAACTTACTTTTTTATATTTTTGTCTTCCAATCTACGTAGATCATGATTAAATTAGACGACACCGACAAAGAGATCCTTCGCCATTTACAACAAGATGCTAAACTTACCACCAAGGAATTAGCGGGAAGATTGAATCTCTCTGCTACTCCCGTGTATGAGCGTGTAAGGAGATTGGAAAACGAGGGCGTCATTAAAAAATATGTGGCTATAGTAGACAGGGAAAAGATTGGCAAAGACCTAATGGTACTTTGTAACATACGTTTGAAAGAACATGCTAAGGAGGCTGGCGCAAGGTTTGTCAATTCTATAGTTGAAATGCCGGAAGTAATGGAATGCTTGAATATATCCGGAGACTATGATTTTTTAATCAAAGTGGTAGTATCTGACATGCGGGAATACCAGTCCTTTATAATGAACAAATTAGCCTCGCTAGAGAATATAGGATCCACTCAGTCTATCTTCGTCATGGGGGAAATAAAAAATGATACTGCCTACGAACCACGTTCATGAACTAAATCATATAAACGTGTGTTTGAAAATATAAGATGAAAAAAGTAAGAAGAATAATAGCACTTGTAATGGCACTTACCGTCTTGGTAAGTTCTCATTCTTTTGCATATTATGAACACTTATGCACCATCACACAAATCAAAAAAGTATCCTTCGAACCTGAATCCTGCTACGGAAAATTAAGCGTTAGTGAGGTTCATGAAGTACCTAGCTTCAAAAAGGGTACATGTTGTGAAATCTCATTTAAGGTCAATAAAGGACACACTGCTATTCAAAGCAGCTTCAACCTAATGCCTTTTGTAGCTGTAGAAATGCAGCTGCCAGAGTTTCAATTCCTGTGTCCAACCTTAATTCCTGAGAAAAGCGAGGTCTTGGCTTCCAGTAATTCCTCGCCTCCAAGTTCTGTCCCTCTATTTATTAAGTACCGCAAACTCATACTTTGAGATTTGGATAAAAAAAACATTGCATTTTTTTATCTAAAATCTTTATTGTATGAAAATCAAGCTATTTATATATTGTATAATATTAAGCCTTAATGCGACTGCACAAAGCATCAAGGGAAAGGTTTCAGACGCCACAAATTCTGCCCTCATAGGCGTTAATGTCTCCTGGGTAGGAGACCCGGGATCTGCCGTCATGACAGACGAAAACGGCATGTTTTCCATAGTCAAATCAAACAGCACTAATTTATTATCCTTTAGCTATTTAGGATTCAAACCTGATACCTTAAAAATTATAGAGGATAAGTTCTATGTCATGGTTTTGCAAGAAGTGCAGAACGACTTAGATGAAGTAGTTGTCAAATCTGCCGGAGTGGTATTGGATAAAATGTCCCCAATACATACCCAGATTATCACCAGCAAAGAACTTGTAAAAGCGGCTTGCTGTAATCTCTCCGAGAGTTTTGAGACCAATGCTTCCATCAGTGTAGGAAATACGGATGCTGTCACCGGCTCAAGACAAATTCAACTATTAGGTATGAGTGGCTCCTACGTGCAAACTACCTTAGAAAACATACCCGGCATTCGCGGCCTAGGACAAACCTTTGGCATGAATTACATTCCGGGTACTTGGATACAATCCATTGATATTGGGAAGGGGGTAGGATCTGTCCTAACCGGTTATGAAAACATGGTGGGACAAGTGAACGTGGAACTGCACAAACCAGACAACATGGATCCTCTATTCATCAATATGTATGTCAATAATTTCGGTAGAACAGAAGGTAACATTAACCTCTCTAAAAAGTCTAAGAAGTGGTCCACAGCCTTAATTACCCATGGCTCTTTCTTAGCGTCAGAGATTGATCAGAACAAGGATAAATTTCGTGATTTACCCAAATATAACCAAATTAACGCTATAAATAGATGGAAGTATAGTGGAGAGAAGTTTATGGCACAATTCGGTATAAGGTATCTAAATGAGAATAGGGAAGGTGGGCAAACAGGATTTAAAAAGGGTGTATCGGATTTGTACGGATTCACTAATCATACCCAAAGAATAGAAGGGTTTACAAAAACCGCCTTATTATTTCCGAATGCCCCATATAGAGGTTTAGGATTGATTTTGAACGCTTCTTATCATGACAGTGACTCGAAGTTTGGCAAAACTCCATATACAGGAACCCAAAATACCCTTTACGGAAATTTGATTTATCAAGACATCCTTGGCAATACAAATCATTCCTATAAATCTGGTGTGAGCTTTCTTAAAGATGAATTTAAAGAGCAATATACTGGAATCTATTTGGATAGAAATGAACTAGTTCCCGGTGTTTTCTTTGAGTATAACTATAAATACTTGGATCGTACTTCCATACTAATCGGCGTCAGAAATGACTTTCACAATCTATATGGAAATTATTTCACACCAAGGATCCACGTAATGCAGAGTTTGGGAAATAATCATACCTTCCGACTTTCCGCAGGCAAAGGTTACAGAACTCCAAACCCCTTCGCAGAAGGTTATGGAATGTTAGTCAGCAATAGAACTGTAAGATTACTGGAGGACCTGCGTCCGGAAGAAACTTGGACCTTCGGAGGTAGTTATGTTTACCAATGGTCGCCCCAGTTGTCCATTTCCGGAGAATTTTATCATACCCGTTTCCAAAACCAGATGATTGTGGATATGGAACATGACGGATACTTGTTCTTCTACAACTTAGAAGGCAAATCCAGAACGAATAGCGCCTTAATAGAATTGAACTATGGTCCGGTGAATCGCTGGGAAGTAAAAATGGGTTACCGTTATGTGAATAACAAGCAAACCTTAGGTAAGCCAATGGGCGAAAAAGTACTTATGGATAAAATGTTCTTACCAAAGGATAGGCTACTTGTCAATGTAGCCTATAGTCTACCTTACGAAAGATGGAAATTTGATGCCACTTTGCACGTTAACGGTAAACAAAGAATACCAATGGAGCATTCTTCTATGTCCTATTACGACATGAAAACAGAATTTGCCCCGGTGT harbors:
- a CDS encoding efflux RND transporter periplasmic adaptor subunit, whose amino-acid sequence is MKKVILLSALSALYSCNSNKPQQAPGVAEFPVVKVAQRNVTGYTEFPVTIKGINNNDVRAKIQGYIKKVFVDEGQLVNVGTPLFQLETNILTQNADAAKSALTAAEANIEASQAAVKAAEVEVQKLEPLVAKNIIGAAQLETAKANLARAQAALAQAVASKGQANSTLKGIQENINFSIVKSPIRGVVGSIPFREGSLVGPSDMTPLTTVSETSSVYAYFSMNEKEYLDFLGRTPGTTVKEKLKNIPEVDLVLANGELYPEKGKVQAVTGQIDASTGSIQFRVTFRNPAGLLSNGNSGKIRIPKTYENALVFPEMSLFERQGSYYVYSVKQDTAYMTRVQVVDRTQNLVIAGEGIKEGDLIVTQGTSNLRDKTPVKPVKQDINELLSTIKPVF
- a CDS encoding efflux RND transporter permease subunit yields the protein MLKTFIERPVFSSVISVLIVILGILGLAVLPVSQYPEIAPPTVQVIANYPGANAQTVLESVIVPIEEQINGVEGMDYISSTASNNGSATIQVIFKQGVDPDIATVNVQNRVARATPLLPAEVTRSGVTTQKQQTSALMFLSYYAKSKEYDATYIQNYLNINVIPVLKRVNGVGDATVFGAKVYSMRVWLDPVKMATYGLVPAQISAAINEQSLEAAAGQLGENDGASFQYVLKYGGKYRTEEQYENIVVKALPGGQVLYLKDVAKIELGSQSYSGSGELNGQPAVTIAVYQTPGSNAQEINNNLKIELEKIKSQLPDGVDYIINFDTNEFLDASISKVVHTLVEAFLLVFAVVFIFLQDIRSTIVPLIAVPVSIIGTFFFLTLFGFSLNLLTLFALVLAIGIVVDDAIVVVEAIHAKMESTGLDPKSASISAMSEISTAIVSITLVMAAVFIPVTFITGPTGVFYKQFGITLIVSIFISAVNALTLSPALCALFLKNHEGAHSKGIGQRFFDAFNTGFETMTKKYAKSFSFLFKHKWVTAVILAICLGGVFYANKTMPSGFVPNEDRGFLFGNVELPAGASTDRVYTLLSDFEKKAMHIKGIKNITAITGNNFISGAGANHGMFLIKLDGFADRTSEETAITSIIGQLFGLANSQFKDAKMAFFQPPSIPGFGTNSGFELKLLDKSGGDLSKLDQVQQNFLAELMKRPEIQYAQSALNTNFAQYEIKLDVERAKRSGVTVSSILSALQGYIGGIYAADFVRFGKQYRVMIQSLPEARRDEASLNSIFVSTSTGQMAPITQFVRLERVYGPQSVNRFNLFTSANISGATKPGFSSGDAIRAINEVAAAQLNQDFAVDFTGLSREEIKAGSQTALIFALCVIFVYFILSAQYESYILPLSVILSLPAGIMGAYISQKFAGLENNIYFQIALVMLVGLLAKNAILIVEFALQRRQHGETIAQAAINGAISRLRPILMTSFAFILGLMPLVFAKGVGYIGNRSVGTGAAFGLLIGTIIGVFIIPVLFVIFQSLQEKVKPVKFINPKNDEI
- a CDS encoding efflux transporter outer membrane subunit; translated protein: MMKYKWLIACSILLQSCFVAKDYKRPDISVADQFKAEQVSADSTSLASVSWREFFKDEVLASYIEKALAHNLDIRTALQNVNIAEAYMKQGKAGYFPTFSIGPNYTFSRTSANTQFGRITGSQTLGQFDITGSFAWEADIWGKIRSTKRGFVADYLRSINAHQAVSTQIIAAVANAYFQLSALDEQKQVLLETISNREEGVETNKSLKVAGIVSEVAVKQNEALLVNAEALLVDTENAIKLNENILSLLIGESPRATERGKFSDASIQQMVYTGFPVQLLENRPDVKAAEMALVKAFENVNVARSNFYPALRITANTGFQSIDFPKLFDPKSFFVSAVAGLAQPVYNKRAIRTQKEVADASQEQAYIAYQKALITASKEVSDALYNYTAADKKISLKEKEYQLYEESVEYSEELLKNGMANYLEVVTAKQNALNTKLSIITTQLQKYNATVELYRALGGGWK
- a CDS encoding lipoate--protein ligase is translated as MRIIVSPSDNAYFNIASEEFLLDSYPDAEIFLLYINAPSIIVGKYQNTLSEINLPVVEEKGIKVVRRLTGGGAVYHDTGNLNFSFHSKNTSGEFMDFSRFTEPVLHLLVEKGVPAKLEGRNDLLVDGMKFSGNAKLVRKNKVIHHGTLLIHSEMQILADALKVNPLKFVDKAIKSVRKRVTNLAPYFADGVSTEDFRTWLIEQVQKENPDSYIQPFSDEEIEKINALANQKYSTWEWNFGFSPDYNFSKAIKIPAGFIEVHLDVSNGIIQDAKIFGDFFAQAPIEEIENLLKNKKHEIEELRLVLSKINLQLYFGAASVEELLEVFK